In one window of Oncorhynchus masou masou isolate Uvic2021 unplaced genomic scaffold, UVic_Omas_1.1 unplaced_scaffold_1052, whole genome shotgun sequence DNA:
- the LOC135528873 gene encoding ABC transporter G family member 23-like encodes MKAEAPPHSPGLEDLAIRCREVCRSYGKLKVLSNLNLTVPQGHIYGLLGPSGCGKTTLLKCILGTLKISRGHISVLGKPPAFPGHQVPGRMVGYMPQDLALYNEFSISDTLTFFGRIHGLSSTDTQARMDFLVDFLDLPHNSSLVGKLSGGQKRRVSLGAALLQNPQLLILDEPTVGVDPVLRAKIWQHLVEIVKTGKVSVVITTHYIEEARQANVVGLMRNGRMLAEGEPETLMKQNSAATLEKAFLQLCETSDQVGSKHSTYPQGGVLESGQSLESGREESQPIMGVGPGPVEELPKYSADWKVRVRHVMPKWRNIAALIIKTTVRMKRMPGSLFFQFLLPVMQISLMCLCIGGDPKGIQVAVVNNETSSSSYSQSLLSFLDNSSVQQVNLSHAEAFAGAYNGEYWAVIGFGKNFTSYLTKRMIQRQVSKEVVDGGSVHVWLDLTNRQIALMLQKKIKDAFEGFIQYKMSSRSYLLSLPVKFEEPIYGSMNSDFTTFVTPGAVLSITFYLAVGLTALSFVIERKEGLMERCWVSGVSSMETVLAYLISQLIIISVQIILLLILMLLVFKIPNEGNLVLVIALIVLQGITGTSFGLVISSAIDDEQNATQAALGIFYPNLIVSGIIWPVECIPYPLRYISLALPQTYASEALRCIMYRGWGLSRMIVWRGFVVTLGWNTFFVILAIVILKLRM; translated from the exons CTACGGCCTGCTGGGTCCGAGTGGGTGTGGGAAGACCACGCTGTTGAAATGCATTCTGGGAACCCTGAAGATCTCCCGAGGGCACATCAGCGTGTTGGGGAAGCCGCCCGCATTTCCTGGTCACCAGGTCCCTGGGAGGATGGTGGGGTACATGCCACAG GACCTGGCGTTGTACAATGAGTTTTCTATCAGTGACACCCTGACGTTCTTCGGAAGGATCCACGGCCTGTCATCTACGGACACCCAGGCACGCATGGACTTCCTGGTGGACTTCCTGGACTTACCTCACAACAGCAGCCTGGTTGGAAAACTCAG cggAGGGCAGAAACGGAGGGTGTCTCTAGGAGCAGCCTTACTTCAAAACCCCCAGTTATTGATTCTGGATGAACCCACAGTCGGGGTGGACCCTGTGCTGAGAGCCAA GATCTGGCAGCATCTAGTAGAGATTGTGAAAACTGGAAAAGTATCAGTCGTCATCACCACTCACTACATAGAGGAGGCCAGGCAAGCCAACGTG GTGGGTCTGATGAGGAATGGCCGAATGTTGGCAGAGGGGGAACCAGAAACCTTGATGAAACAGAACAGTGCTGCG ACCCTGGAGAAAGCCTTCCTGCAGCTGTGTGAGACCTCAGACCAGGTGGGCTCCAAACACAGCACCTACCCTCAGGGTGGGGTACTAGAGAGCGGCCAATCACTCGAAAGCGGCCGGGAAGAGAGTCAACCAATCATGGGAGTCGGGCCGGGACCAGTTGAAGAGCTGCCCAAATACTCAG cggacTGGAAGGTACGAGTCAGGCATGTGATGCCAAAGTGGAGGAACATCGCAGCTCTGATTATCAAGACCACGGTGCGGATGAAGAGAATGCCTgg GTCCCTGTTTTTCCAGTTCCTTCTGCCAGTCATGCAGATCTCTCTGATGTGTCTGTGTATCGGAGGAGACCCCAAAGGAATACAGGTGGCTGTGGTCAACAATGAGACCTCCTCCAGCTCCTATAGCCAATCCCTGCTCTCCTTCCTGGACAACTCCAGCGTGCAACAG GTGAACCTGTCCCATGCTGAGGCTTTTGCAGGGGCCTATAACGGAGAGTACTGGGCCGTCATCGGGTTTGGAAAGAATTTTACCAGCTACCTGACCAAGAG GATGATCCAGCGGCAGGTCTCTAAGGAGGTGGTGGATGGAGGGTCGGTGCACGTCTGGTTGGACCTGACCA ATCGACAAATCGCCTTAATGCTTCAGAAAAAAATTAAAGATGCCTTTGAG GGTTTTATCCAGTATAAGATGAGTAGCAGGTCTTACCTGCTCTCTCTTCCTGTCAAG TTTGAGGAGCCCATCTATGGCAGCATGAACTCAGACTTCACTACGTTTGTGACACCAGGAGCCGTTCTGAG cATCACTTTCTACCTGGCAGTGGGCTTGACTGCTCTGTCCTTCGTgatagagaggaaggaggggctaATGGAAAGGTGCTGGGTCTCAG gTGTGAGTTCAATGGAGACCGTGCTGGCGTATCTCATCTCCCAGCTGATTATCATCAGTGTCCAGATTATTCTACTACTGATCTTAATGCTGCTCGTCTttaag ATCCCTAATGAGGGGAACCTGGTGTTGGTTATAGCTCTGATCGTGCTGCAGGGTATAACAGGCACTTCCTTTGGTCTGGTCATCTCATCCGCCATCGATGACGAACAGAACGCCACCCAAGCTGCCCTTGGTATCTTCTACCCCAACCTCATCGTCAGTG GTATAATCTGGCCTGTGGAGTGCATCCCCTATCCACTACGTTACATCAGTCTGGCCCTGCCCCAGACCTACGCTTCTGAAGCCCTACGATGCATCATGTACAGAG GCTGGGGTCTCTCCAGGATGATAGTGTGGCGAGGCTTTGTTGTCACCCTGGGCTGGAACACTTTCTTCGTCATCCTGGCCATCGTCATCCTCAAGTTGAGGATGTGA